One window of Quercus robur chromosome 12, dhQueRobu3.1, whole genome shotgun sequence genomic DNA carries:
- the LOC126708183 gene encoding uncharacterized protein LOC126708183, with the protein MTELTCQNQEQTREIHLRRQRHEAYGEEQDQTQGDGRSAVLQSQSRGTTSRRVPHLDREINQMRKVMDEMRENMRRTNPVKDLVHRTDSPFTASINGHPLPPKVKMPSLDSYDRACNPFDHIANFQTTIHLQGVPDEIMYKAFPTTLKGRARVWFNKIPPNLVSSFKELSKLFINNFIGGQRHKHSSSSLLTIEQGENESLQSFITRFNREALTVDEVDDKLLLVAFHNGVNSDLFIHKLYEKEPQSMAELVHLAQNFMNAKDAIIAKKRKRAERMEANPMRHSE; encoded by the coding sequence ATGACAGAGTTAACTTGCCAGAACCAAGAACAGACAAGGGAGATTCATCTTAGGAGGCAACGACATGAGGCATATGGGGAAGAACAAGACCAAACCCAGGGAGATGGAAGAAGTGCTGTGCTTCAAAGTCAATCACGGGGCACCACATCAAGAAGGGTGCCACACTTGGATAGAGAGATCAACCAGATGAGGAAGGTTATGGATGAGATGAGGGAGAACATGAGAAGAACAAATCCTGTAAAGGATCTAGTTCACCGCACAGATTCCCCTTTCACAGCTTCCATCAATGGTCACCCCTTGCCTCCAAAAGTCAAGATGCCTTCCTTGGATTCGTATGATAGAGCGTGTAACCCATTTGATCACATTGCTAATTTTCAGACTACAATACACCTTCAGGGGGTCCCAGATGAAATTATGTATAAAGCCTTCCCTACCACCCTCAAAGGTCGGGCACGAGTGTGGTTCAATAAAATACCCCCGAATTTGGTAAGTTCTTTTAAAGAGTTGAGCAAGTTGTTCATTAATAACTTCATTGGGGGACAGAGACACAAGCATTCTTCGTCCAGCCTGTTGACCATAGAACAGGGGGAGAATGAAAGCCTGCAGTCCTTTATCACTCGTTTCAACAGGGAAGCCCTGACAGTGGACGAGGTGGATGATAAGCTACTATTGGTGGCCTTTCATAATGGGGTTAATTCTGATTTGTTCATCCATAAACTTTATGAGAAGGAGCCTCAATCCATGGCTGAACTCGTCCATTTAGCCCAGAACTTTATGAATGCAAAAGATGCGATtatagccaagaagaggaagagagctgAAAGAATGGAAGCAAACCCCATGCGCCACTCCGAGTAA
- the LOC126708951 gene encoding dnaJ protein ERDJ3B encodes MAHRRTTKLLFLLCSLCYALSAIAGKSYYDVLQVPRGASDDQIKRAYRKLALKYHPDKNPGNEEANKRFADINNAYEVLSDSEKRNIYDRYGEDGLKQHAASGGGRGGGMNMQDIFSQFFGGGQMEEEERIAKGDDVIVELDASLEDLYLGGSVKVWREKNILKPAPGKRRCNCRNEVYHKQIGPGMFQQMTEQVCEQCPNVKYEREGYFVTVDIEKGMQDGQEVVFYEDGEPIIDGEAGDLKFRIRTAPHDRFRREGNDLHATITITLVQALVGFEKTIKHLDDRLVDIGTKGITKPKEVRKFKGEGMPLHFSTKKGDLYVQFEVLFPTSLTEDQKTQIKAVLG; translated from the exons ATGGCGCATCGAAGAACAACAAAGCTCTTGTTCCTCCTTTGCTCTCTGTGCTACGCTCTCTCCGCCATTGCAGG GAAGAGCTACTATGATGTACTGCAAGTGCCACGTGGCGCATCGGACGATCAGATCAAGAGGGCGTATAGGAAGCTAGCGCTCAAGTACCACCCGGACAAGAACCCAGGCAATGAGGAAGCTAATAAGCGATTTGCCGACATTAACAACg CGTACGAGGTGTTATCGGATAGCGAGAAGAGGAATATATATGATAGGTATGGAGAAGATGGACTGAAACAACACGCAGCTAGTGGTGGAGGCAGAGGTGGTGGAATGAATATGCAAGACATTTTTAGCCA GTTTTTTGGTGGAGGCCAAatggaagaggaagagagaattGCGAAAGGCGATGATGTGATTGTTGAACTTGATGCAAGTTTGGAAGATCTGTACCTGGGAGGTTCAGTGAAG gtttggagagagaaaaacattttaaagCCTGCCCCGGGCAAGAGACGCTGTAACTGTAGAAATGAGGTTTATCACAAGCAGATTGGTCCAGGGATGTTCCAACAGATGACCGAGCAG GTCTGTGAACAGTGCCCAAATGTCAAATATGAACGGGAGGGATACTTCGTCACTGTTGATATTGAGAAAGGGATGCAGGATGGGCAA GAGGTTGTATTTTATGAAGATGGTGAGCCTATAATAGATGGAGAAGCTGGAGATTTAAAG TTTCGTATCCGCACAGCACCCCATGATCGGTTCAGACGGGAAGGCAATGACTTGCACGCTACTATCACTATTACACTG GTTCAAGCTTTGGTTGGTTTTGAGAAGACAATCAAACATCTTGATGACCGTTTGGTGGACATCGGCACAAAG GGAATtactaagccaaaggaagtgAGAAAGTTCAAAGGGGAGGGGATGCCATTGCATTTTAGCACAAAGAAAGGGGATCTTTATGTCCAATTTGAGGTTCTATTCCCAACCTCTCTAACAGAGGACCAGAAAACACAGATTAAGGCAGTTCTTGGTTAG